One segment of Colias croceus chromosome 15, ilColCroc2.1 DNA contains the following:
- the LOC123697682 gene encoding protein MCM10 homolog: protein MDTNDELAQLEELLSADLNEESCAKNVNESNIKEVDIFKNTSNEKVDESNAVESSVIHNGDTDSSDDEEKRNYTERKYSQYGALVKKSLDHKEHEQIDRRIEFESRLRQTNIELKVAKQSSFKKTPESSSEQSNKQFFGVPESKKKLPGDVFTDPIFGIRITKPLISSSALLDRMQGREAVNMLRVKRYVENEDLSKDWVIAGVIVKKSATKKSQKGNQFIIWTLSDMKDDLKTVSMFLFRKAYNDLWKSSEGTVVAVLNPNVLDRSENSKDQACLSVDNSEKVMILGQSKDLGICKSKKKNGEPCTAFVNISQGEHCIYHIKQEYQKFSRRQELQSSTMGKGLINLQNKVFGKDTFIYGGKAYSALPSGNSKPVKDRDQNRLMSLSDYFKSENDTLMTNKAPCGTGIIQNQKGLLHSPKIQKVSDAERLNNLNQSPSSNQTLAQKVANSPTLGKGFGLKGGGVIDLNISYRQRSVEKAKLKALRLIQQEGGIEKIDPNNIKGTEAGKKRALEKLLTQSDTDENSCKKAKIGKPIVKVVSKPDNGKQVMSERFKKILEATSAHENLIKQHEDDEQEKYFNKLEKKEAMEEKMLNTFKIACKAVRCVKCKYTAFSAAQICKDERHPLKVLDTFKRFFKCADCKNRTVSLELLPLHSCKNCNGSRWEKAPMLREKNVTITEGLSLRGEEETFIGGQVTAGKNINLLVPDS, encoded by the coding sequence atggATACTAACGATGAACTCGCACAATTGGAAGAACTATTAAGTGCTGACCTGAACGAAGAAAGTTGTgctaaaaatgtaaatgaatcaaatataaaagaagttgacatctttaaaaatacttcGAATGAGAAGGTGGACGAGAGTAATGCTGTCGAATCGTCAGTAATACATAATGGTGACACGGATTCTTCAGACGACGAGGAAAAACGAAATTATACAGAAAGGAAATATAGCCAATATGGTGCGTTGGTAAAGAAATCTTTAGATCATAAAGAACACGAGCAAATTGACAGAAGAATTGAATTTGAAAGTAGATTACGGCAAAcgaatattgaattaaaagtAGCTAAACAGTCCTCTTTTAAAAAAACACCTGAAAGCTCCAGTGAACAAAGCAATAAGCAATTCTTTGGGGTTCcagaaagtaaaaaaaaattgcctgGTGATGTTTTTACGGATCCCATATTTGGAATTCGGATAACTAAGCCTCTCATTTCAAGCTCAGCACTATTGGATCGGATGCAAGGCAGAGAAGCTGTTAACATGCTACGGGTGAAACGATATGTTGAAAACGAAGACCTTTCTAAAGATTGGGTGATTGCTGGAGTTATTGTCAAAAAAAGTGCTACAAAAAAATCTCAGAAAGGTAATCAATTTATCATTTGGACCTTAAGTGACATGAAAGACGATTTAAAGAcagtttcaatgtttttattcCGCAAAGCTTACAATGATTTGTGGAAATCTTCTGAAGGAACAGTTGTTGCTGTCTTAAATCCCAACGTTCTTGACAGATCCGAAAACAGTAAAGATCAAGCTTGCCTCAGTGTAGATAACTCAGAAAAAGTTATGATTCTCGGTCAATCTAAAGatttaggtatttgtaaaagtaaaaagaaaaatggagAACCATGTACTGCATTTGTGAATATAAGTCAAGGTGAACACTGTATTTATCATATCAAACAAGAATATCAAAAGTTCTCAAGGAGACAAGAACTGCAATCATCCACTATGGGTAAAGGACTAATTAATCTCCAAAATAAAGTGTTTGGAAAggacacatttatttatggCGGCAAAGCATATTCAGCATTACCTTCAGGTAACAGTAAACCAGTAAAAGACAGAGATCAAAATAGACTTATGTCTTTGAGTGACTATTTCAAATCAGAAAATGATACATTAATGACAAATAAAGCACCCTGTGGAACAGGCATTATTCAGAACCAAAAAGGACTTTTACATAGtcctaaaatacaaaaagttaGTGATGCAGAGAGACTTAATAATTTGAATCAGAGCCCAAGTAGTAATCAAACTCTAGCTCAAAAAGTGGCCAATTCTCCCACATTAGGCAAAGGTTTTGGATTAAAGGGAGGTGGCGTAATTGAtctaaatatatcttatagacAGCGCTCTGTTGAGAAAGCAAAGCTTAAAGCATTAAGATTAATTCAACAAGAAGGTGGCATTGAGAAAATAGACCCGAACAATATTAAAGGAACAGAAGCTGGTAAAAAAAGAGCCCTAGAAAAACTATTAACCCAATCAGATACTGATGAAAATAGTTgtaaaaaagctaaaatcgGAAAACCTATTGTAAAAGTAGTCTCTAAGCCAGATAATGGTAAACAAGTAATGTCAGAAagatttaaaaagattttagaGGCTACTTCGGCtcatgaaaatttaataaaacaacatgAAGATGATGAACAAGAGAAATACTTCAATAAATTAGAAAAGAAAGAAGCCATGGAGGAGAAAATGttgaatacatttaaaatagcGTGTAAGGCGGTCAGATGTGTGAAATGTAAATATACAGCATTTTCAGCGGCACAGATATGTAAAGATGAACGGCATCCCCTCAAAGTACTAGACACATTTAAAAGGTTCTTCAAATGTGCAGATTGTAAGAACAGAACAGTTTCATTAGAATTGTTACcactacattcttgcaaaaATTGCAATGGATCAAGATGGGAAAAGGCGCCAATGTTAAGAGAAAAGAATGTTACGATTACCGAGGGCCTCTCCCTTCGTGGGGAGGAAGAGACATTTATTGGAGGACAAGTTACTGCAGGgaagaatataaatttacttgTTCCTGACAGCtaa